DNA from Stutzerimonas decontaminans:
CCAGACCGACCTGATCGCCGCGCTCTATCGCAACTGGCTCAAGCAACTGCCGGACTGAGTGGTGCCGTTTCAGGCCGCGGCATTCATATCTCGTAGTACCAGCGCGACCAGTCGTAATCATCGAGGGCGACCTCCCGCAGCAGCTCGATGGCCCTGATCAGTGCAGGCGACTCACTGGCGCGGGCGTGCACCAGATAGATCGGGTAGGAAAACTCCGGGGCCTGCTCCACTCGTTTGAGAATGCCCTCGTCCAGATAGCGCTGAACCACGCGGGTGCGGAAGTAGCCGCGTCCACCACATTGCACCAGGTATTGCAGCGCCAGCGGGCCGAGGCTGAAGGACAGCGCGGCACGAGTGCATTCGGGCAACGCCTGGTTGTGCTGCTTGCGAAAGGCCGGGCCCCAATCCACGTATAGGTAAGGCGCAGGATTCTGCGTCTGCACCACCTGAATCAGCTTTTCTTCCAGCAGCTGCTCGACCTGCAGCCCAGGCCAATACTCCGGTTGGTGCACCAGCGCGGCGTCGAGTACGCCGAGGTCGAGCTTCTTCTGCAGCTCTTCACCGCTGGCAACCTCCAGCCGCACGGCATGGCTGGGCAGGCTCTGACGCAGGCGCTGGACCCAGGCCAGCATCAGCGGATTGCACAGGCTGACCTCGGAGCCGAGGGTCAGCAGCTTGCCGCCACCCTGCGACAGCGGCAGGTCGCGCCGCGCGGCTTCCCAGGTCTGCACCAGCTGGTTGGCATAGGCGACGAAGCGTTCGCCATCATCGGTCAGCCGCGCCCCGGCGCGATTGCGTACGAACAGCCGGCAGCCGAGCTGACTTTCCAGGTTGTGCACCCGCGCGGTCACGGCAGTCTGGGTGATATGCAGACGTTCGGCGGTGGCGATGAAACTGCCGCTGCGAATGATCTCGAGGAATGTGCGGGCGAGATCGATGTCCATGGTCGGCCTTCAGTGCAATAAAAGTGATGGGACCATGGATTGTATTGGCTCGCGGCTGATAGGTCGCCCGCCGATCTCGCCGGGCGACACTGGCAGAGCTAGTGTGAGGTGCCTTCGGCGAACTCGATCTTGTTGCCGACGTTGTACTTGCCGGAGGGCTTGTTCATCGGGATACGTTTGACCTCCTCCAGCGTCTTGGCGTCGTAGACGAGCAGGGCGCCGTCGGTGTCCCAGACGCTGAGCAGGGCGTAGCGACCGTCGTTGGTGAACTCGACGTGGGCGGCGTTCTTGCCCGGCATCGGCCGCAGGGTGTGGGCGACTTCCAGGGTCTGCTTGTCGATCAGGTGCACGGCGTCGTTGTTCGGGCCGAAGAACACGTCGGTCCAGGCGTAGGGCGAGCTGGCCTGGCTGCGCATGAAGAAGCCCGGACCTTCGGTGGGAATCTCCTTGATCAGCTTCCAGGTTTCCAGATCCAGCACCGAGATCAGCCCCTTGCTGACGTTAGGCGTGGCGAACACCCACTTGCCGTCGCGCTTCCAGTAAATGCCCGAGCCCAGGTGCGGCATGCCCGGCAGCGGAATGTCTGTGACTGCCTCGCCGGTGTCCAGATCGATCACCTGGCCGCCGTGGGCCTTGCGTGAAGTGGCCAGCAGGTGGCGGTAGTCGGGGGTGAAGGAGAAGTCGTCGAGATAGTCGGCTGCCTTGATCCGTCGTGGTTCGAAGGTCGGCTCGCCAGCATAGGAGAGCTCCCAGGCTTCCTGCACGTCTTTCAGGGCGACCACGAAGCTGTCGCGTGGCGGTGCGGTGTACACGGCGCTGACCCGGGACGGCGTGCCGTCCTGGCCGACCGCGGGGATGTGCTTGACCAGCGACAGGTCGCGGGCATCGAGCAAAACCAGATTGCCCGGCAGGTAGTTGCCCACCAGCACCCAGCGGCCATCGTTGCTGACCGCCAGGTTGCGCGTGTTCAGCCCGGCGCGGACCTCGGCGATCATGCTCAGGTTGTGCAGGTCGTAGACGCTGACCCAGCCGTCGCGGGAGGCGAAGTAGACGAAGCGGCCATCCGGCGAGAACTTCGGCCCGCCATGCAGGGCGAAGTGCGACTGGAAGTTCGCCAGCTCCTCGAAACGATCGCCGTCCAGCACCCGGACGTGGTGATTGCCAGCCTCGACCACCACGAACAGGTTGAGCGGGTCGGCGCCGTGCTGCGGGGTCGTCGGCAGCGTGGCGACATCGGTGAGAATGCGATGGCTGGCGCGGATGTCGGCGTCGCTCCAGGTCGGTGGCACGGCAGAGGGCT
Protein-coding regions in this window:
- a CDS encoding LysR family transcriptional regulator; its protein translation is MDIDLARTFLEIIRSGSFIATAERLHITQTAVTARVHNLESQLGCRLFVRNRAGARLTDDGERFVAYANQLVQTWEAARRDLPLSQGGGKLLTLGSEVSLCNPLMLAWVQRLRQSLPSHAVRLEVASGEELQKKLDLGVLDAALVHQPEYWPGLQVEQLLEEKLIQVVQTQNPAPYLYVDWGPAFRKQHNQALPECTRAALSFSLGPLALQYLVQCGGRGYFRTRVVQRYLDEGILKRVEQAPEFSYPIYLVHARASESPALIRAIELLREVALDDYDWSRWYYEI
- a CDS encoding nitrite reductase — translated: MQLIPALLLAAALPAATFVALDLAIPRAAAATQPADSQALYEQHCQSCHGVNRLGGAGPALLPESLSRIKPTEAHAVIRDGRPASQMAAYSHVLDDAQITGLVDYLYQPSAVPPTWSDADIRASHRILTDVATLPTTPQHGADPLNLFVVVEAGNHHVRVLDGDRFEELANFQSHFALHGGPKFSPDGRFVYFASRDGWVSVYDLHNLSMIAEVRAGLNTRNLAVSNDGRWVLVGNYLPGNLVLLDARDLSLVKHIPAVGQDGTPSRVSAVYTAPPRDSFVVALKDVQEAWELSYAGEPTFEPRRIKAADYLDDFSFTPDYRHLLATSRKAHGGQVIDLDTGEAVTDIPLPGMPHLGSGIYWKRDGKWVFATPNVSKGLISVLDLETWKLIKEIPTEGPGFFMRSQASSPYAWTDVFFGPNNDAVHLIDKQTLEVAHTLRPMPGKNAAHVEFTNDGRYALLSVWDTDGALLVYDAKTLEEVKRIPMNKPSGKYNVGNKIEFAEGTSH